The DNA window AGCACGTAGGCCGCACGAAGCTCCGGGCTCAGAGCCTCCGTCGTCGCCTCCGCCAAGATGAGCTTGTCCAATGTCAGATCCGACACCAGCCGGCGCAGCCGGGCAATCTCGGCCTCCAACTCGGTCAAATGCTCGGCCAGATCGCTCTCAACGCCTCCGTATCTATTTCGCCACCGATAGTATGTTACTTCGGTTACGCCAATTTCCCGCACACACTCAGAGATCCGCCTGCCGCTAGCTACCGATCCTTCAACATGCCTCAACTTCGCAACGATTTCTTCGGCTTTGTGTCTTCTCATGACCGATCCTTTCCTTAAGGAATCGCATTGTCATCGCTTCGCGGCGCTCACTTTTTCTGGTCGCGTCTCGCTTCCAATCCCTGCTCCAGCGAGGCTGGTACGCTCCGCCGATTTCACCGCGATGACGGCATCGGCGGGCGACCGCCCCAACGGATCGTAAGGCGGCACGCAGAATCTTCATCGGCTCAGAATCCCACGCCTATACGGCGCGTCTCAAAAATATGCCATCACTTGCGATTGGAAGTTTGGATGCTTCGTTTGCCACCGGCGCCGCGCAGAGAGGCATCGACAGCCGCGTCAGCGGAAGCCGAAACGCGAATACGAACGACTTAGTCTCGGAAAACCGTGAAGAGATCAGCAAAACGAACGACCTCCGCCTTCATCTCGTTTCTTCGCGTCGCAACAAGTGGTATACCAACCTTTGCCGCCGATCGAACTTCACTGGGGCTGCAACCAAATTCCTGCCGGAACGCACGGCTGAAGCTCGATGCGTCTTCAAAGCAGAAATCTGCCGCAATGGCAGCGATTGGACGCTGGTTCGCCGGATCGGACAACACCGCACAGACGCGCAGCAATCGCTGACGCTGGATGTAGTGCGCAACGCCTCCCGTTCGTTCGAACAGGCGGTAAAGCTGGGACCGGGAAATCCCGAGCATTCGGCACAGCACGGCAGGCTGCAGTTGCAGCGACTGCAGCTGCGCCTGAATGATCCGCCGGACGCGTTCCAACAGACCGCAGTCAATTTCCTCCCGTGCCAGAAACCCGTGCTCCGCAGAGGGCGCAATGCATGCAGCGACCATATTGCGCACTGCCGCGGTCAATCGCGGCGCGTCAGATTCTTTCATAAGCGGCAGCCAACGCTCCACGGCAAGGATATAGTCGCCAAGCAGCCCGCCCCACGGCTTTTCGAGCACCGCTCCGCGCGCC is part of the Bradyrhizobium canariense genome and encodes:
- a CDS encoding helix-turn-helix domain-containing protein produces the protein MTPTTFATQNLRPRDQLRAWQEWFAPVFDISPMEQAEEGFSAKNIVWSLGDISISRVSAASVHVKRAKANLAKAPIDHWVLTYCRQGVTKVQTPKGEFDAAGGVPFLWSLGEQFESKRTRVDRTQILLSREAFHDLAPLLDAARGAVLEKPWGGLLGDYILAVERWLPLMKESDAPRLTAAVRNMVAACIAPSAEHGFLAREEIDCGLLERVRRIIQAQLQSLQLQPAVLCRMLGISRSQLYRLFERTGGVAHYIQRQRLLRVCAVLSDPANQRPIAAIAADFCFEDASSFSRAFRQEFGCSPSEVRSAAKVGIPLVATRRNEMKAEVVRFADLFTVFRD